The Terracoccus luteus genome includes a region encoding these proteins:
- a CDS encoding hemolysin family protein — MSVAYAVSLLLLLGNAFFVGAEFAAMAVRRSGLEPLADAGSRRARTCLDALERLGSMLATAQLGITICSVGLGALAEDALHHLFEPVFHSVGLGDAWASGLALALALLVVSYLHVVVGEMVPKNLAIAGPERAALLLVPTLYAISNGLRPLVHAMEVIAKGLVRRLGIEPKDEIASAFTAEEVAQIVGESRREGLIEEERHGLVAKTLEFSDKLARDVAVDVAGLTTVELGATPADIERLVARQGFSRYPVRDAGGDIAGYVHLKDVLYADDERHDLPIPAKRVRRLATVREQDEVEDVLATMQATGAHLARVIDEAGEVSGVVFLEDVLEELVGEVTDTTQR; from the coding sequence GTGAGCGTGGCCTACGCCGTCTCGTTGCTGCTGCTGCTCGGCAACGCCTTCTTCGTCGGGGCGGAGTTCGCCGCCATGGCCGTGCGCCGCTCGGGTCTCGAACCCCTCGCGGATGCCGGCAGCCGCCGGGCCCGCACGTGCCTCGACGCCCTCGAGCGCCTCGGCTCGATGCTCGCCACGGCCCAGCTCGGCATCACCATCTGCTCGGTGGGCCTCGGTGCCCTCGCCGAGGACGCCCTGCACCACCTGTTCGAGCCGGTGTTCCACTCCGTCGGGCTCGGCGACGCCTGGGCCAGCGGCCTGGCCCTCGCGCTCGCCCTGCTCGTCGTGTCGTACCTGCACGTCGTCGTCGGCGAGATGGTGCCGAAGAACCTCGCCATCGCCGGGCCCGAGCGGGCGGCGCTGCTGCTCGTGCCGACGCTGTACGCCATCTCGAACGGCCTCCGTCCCCTCGTGCACGCGATGGAGGTCATCGCCAAGGGGCTCGTGCGCCGGCTCGGCATCGAGCCCAAGGACGAGATCGCCTCGGCCTTCACCGCCGAGGAGGTGGCCCAGATCGTCGGCGAGTCACGCCGCGAGGGCCTCATCGAGGAGGAGCGGCACGGCCTCGTGGCCAAGACGCTCGAGTTCAGCGACAAGCTCGCCCGCGACGTCGCCGTCGACGTCGCGGGGCTGACGACGGTCGAGCTCGGTGCCACCCCGGCCGACATCGAGCGGCTCGTCGCCCGACAGGGGTTCTCGCGCTACCCGGTGCGTGACGCCGGGGGCGACATCGCGGGCTACGTGCACCTCAAGGACGTCCTCTACGCCGACGACGAGCGCCACGACCTGCCCATCCCCGCCAAGCGCGTGCGACGCCTGGCCACGGTGCGCGAGCAGGACGAGGTCGAGGACGTCCTCGCCACGATGCAGGCGACGGGCGCCCACCTCGCCCGGGTCATCGACGAGGCCGGCGAGGTGAGCGGCGTCGTCTTCCTCGAGGACGTGCTCGAGGAGCTCGTCGGCGAGGTGACCGACACGACGCAGCGCTGA
- a CDS encoding ASCH domain-containing protein, which produces MLISKPVAEGIRAGTVTQAFRRWDAPRVTVGGTQLTSAGLVRFDAVSRVRDPDRLTERDARRAGLKDLAALRRQMSPDGHRPSARGGRGGDTVYRIRLSWAGEDPRVVLRDTLPDDDGLADLTRRLARLDARPSGPWTREILEWIRDNPRVVARTLAQQRDSPLLPMKVDIRKLKALGLTISHDVGYELSPRGQAYLDHAAGSDGSDGS; this is translated from the coding sequence GTGCTCATCTCCAAGCCCGTGGCGGAGGGCATCCGTGCGGGCACCGTCACCCAGGCGTTCCGCCGGTGGGACGCGCCCCGGGTCACCGTCGGCGGCACCCAGCTCACCTCGGCCGGGCTCGTGCGCTTCGACGCCGTCAGCCGCGTGCGCGACCCCGACCGGCTCACCGAGCGCGACGCCCGCCGGGCGGGCCTGAAGGACCTCGCCGCCCTGCGCCGTCAGATGTCCCCCGACGGCCACCGTCCCTCGGCCCGCGGTGGGCGCGGCGGCGACACCGTCTACCGCATCCGGCTCAGCTGGGCGGGGGAGGACCCTCGGGTCGTTCTGCGCGACACCCTTCCCGACGACGACGGGCTGGCCGACCTCACCCGACGGCTGGCCCGCCTCGACGCCCGCCCGAGCGGCCCGTGGACCCGCGAGATCCTCGAGTGGATCCGCGACAACCCCCGGGTCGTGGCCCGGACTCTGGCCCAGCAACGGGACTCCCCGCTACTGCCGATGAAGGTCGACATCCGCAAGCTCAAGGCCCTCGGCCTGACCATCAGCCACGACGTCGGCTACGAGCTGTCGCCCCGCGGGCAGGCCTACCTCGACCACGCCGCCGGGTCCGACGGGTCCGACGGGTCCTGA
- a CDS encoding DALR anticodon-binding domain-containing protein, with protein MTPERLRALLDDVAAEAVAQDRLPAEAADGAPAGPLFRPVRPRGEGEVADWVTPVAQRWSRALSLTPRVLARVLAAGLVARPEVAAVEVAPSGLVTLTVTDEARGQVVAAVLADPTGYARGVPSGAVPPAASPPGSPPTSTPDPSVSDRLAPARRAHSRLRRLVRNAEAVGVHQRDQGARDRLADVAERLLLVALADLPQRLAAHEGDRARQERALLDLAGLADAWDLPLRPRTVDDPDERVHGVRLGLARAASLVLRNGLHRLGADAPERM; from the coding sequence ATGACGCCGGAGCGCCTGCGCGCCTTGCTCGACGACGTCGCCGCCGAGGCCGTGGCGCAGGACCGTCTGCCCGCCGAGGCCGCCGACGGAGCGCCGGCGGGACCGCTCTTCCGGCCCGTCCGGCCGCGCGGCGAGGGTGAGGTGGCCGACTGGGTGACGCCGGTGGCCCAGCGGTGGTCGCGGGCCCTGTCGCTGACGCCGCGAGTGCTCGCCCGGGTGCTCGCCGCCGGCCTCGTGGCCCGGCCGGAGGTGGCGGCCGTCGAGGTCGCACCGTCGGGCCTCGTCACGCTGACCGTCACCGACGAGGCGCGGGGCCAGGTCGTCGCCGCGGTGCTCGCCGACCCCACGGGGTACGCCCGGGGGGTGCCGTCCGGCGCGGTGCCGCCTGCGGCCTCGCCCCCGGGGTCGCCCCCCACCTCGACTCCGGACCCCTCCGTCTCGGACCGGCTGGCCCCGGCGCGACGGGCCCACTCGCGGTTGCGCCGGCTCGTGCGCAACGCCGAGGCGGTCGGGGTGCACCAGCGTGACCAGGGCGCCCGCGACCGGCTCGCCGACGTCGCCGAACGCCTGCTCCTCGTCGCCCTCGCCGACCTGCCGCAGCGCCTCGCCGCCCACGAGGGCGACCGGGCGCGGCAGGAGCGAGCGCTGCTCGACCTCGCGGGCCTCGCCGACGCCTGGGACCTCCCGCTGCGACCGCGCACCGTCGACGACCCCGACGAGCGTGTGCACGGGGTACGACTGGGCCTCGCGCGGGCCGCCTCCCTCGTCTTGCGCAATGGACTCCACCGGCTGGGCGCCGACGCCCCGGAGAGGATGTAG
- the lysA gene encoding diaminopimelate decarboxylase, producing the protein MHAHEAGALHADGYRGPAWLHSPVDVNALVPSLWSHNVRRAGDGILTVAGLGADALAREVGTPAYVLDEDDFRSRAREFRDAYEAAFAPLAGADVYYAGKAFLCTEVARWVHQEGLHLDVCSGGELAVAVRAGLPGELVGVHGNNKSVAEIEAALRHGVGRVVVDSFDEIERVAQVAGRLGVVAPVLVRVTVGVEAHTHEFIATAHEDQKFGFSLSSGSAFEAARRIAGHGDTLRLLGLHSHIGSQIFDTSGFEVSARRVLGLHARVVRELGLDLPELDLGGGFGIAYTTEHRPLPPAELATGMATIVERECRAEGVPVPRISVEPGRAIAGPSTFTLYEVGTVKPVALDGGASRVYVSVDGGMSDNVRPALYDADFSCTLAGRTSEAPPVLARVVGKHCESGDIVVKDEFLPADVHPGDLIAVPGTGAYCRALSSQYNHTPRPPVVAVRDGQVRTIVRRETIDDLLALDV; encoded by the coding sequence ATGCACGCTCACGAGGCCGGTGCCCTGCACGCCGACGGCTACCGGGGGCCGGCGTGGCTGCACTCCCCGGTCGACGTCAACGCGCTCGTGCCGTCGCTGTGGTCACACAACGTACGGCGGGCGGGCGATGGCATCCTCACGGTTGCCGGTCTCGGTGCCGACGCGCTGGCGCGCGAGGTCGGCACTCCGGCCTACGTCCTCGACGAGGACGACTTCCGTTCGCGCGCAAGGGAGTTCAGGGACGCCTACGAGGCGGCGTTCGCGCCGCTCGCGGGCGCCGACGTCTACTACGCCGGCAAGGCGTTCCTGTGCACCGAGGTGGCCCGCTGGGTGCACCAGGAAGGGCTGCACCTCGACGTCTGCAGCGGTGGCGAGCTCGCCGTCGCGGTGCGCGCGGGCCTGCCGGGCGAGCTCGTCGGGGTGCACGGCAACAACAAGAGCGTCGCCGAGATCGAGGCCGCCCTGCGGCACGGGGTGGGGCGCGTCGTCGTCGACTCCTTCGACGAGATCGAGCGGGTCGCGCAGGTGGCCGGCCGGCTCGGCGTCGTCGCCCCGGTGCTCGTGCGCGTCACCGTCGGGGTCGAGGCCCACACCCACGAGTTCATCGCCACCGCCCACGAGGACCAGAAGTTCGGCTTCTCGCTCTCGAGCGGCAGCGCCTTCGAGGCCGCCCGCCGTATCGCCGGGCACGGCGACACCCTGCGGCTGCTCGGGCTGCACAGCCACATCGGCTCGCAGATCTTCGACACCTCGGGGTTCGAGGTCTCGGCCCGCCGCGTGCTCGGTCTGCACGCCCGGGTCGTGCGCGAGCTGGGGCTCGACCTGCCCGAGCTCGACCTCGGTGGCGGCTTCGGCATCGCCTACACGACCGAGCACCGACCCCTGCCGCCGGCCGAGCTGGCGACGGGGATGGCCACCATCGTCGAGCGCGAGTGCCGGGCCGAGGGCGTGCCCGTGCCGCGCATCTCCGTCGAGCCCGGTCGGGCCATCGCCGGCCCGAGCACCTTCACCCTCTACGAGGTCGGCACCGTCAAGCCCGTCGCGCTCGACGGCGGGGCGTCGCGCGTCTACGTGTCGGTCGACGGCGGGATGAGCGACAACGTGCGCCCGGCCCTCTACGACGCCGACTTCTCGTGCACCCTCGCCGGCCGGACCTCCGAGGCGCCGCCCGTGCTGGCCCGCGTCGTCGGCAAGCACTGCGAGAGCGGCGACATCGTCGTCAAGGACGAGTTCCTCCCGGCCGACGTGCATCCCGGCGACCTCATCGCCGTGCCCGGCACCGGTGCCTACTGCCGCGCGCTCTCGAGCCAGTACAACCACACCCCGCGCCCGCCGGTCGTCGCGGTGCGCGACGGGCAGGTGCGCACCATCGTGCGCCGCGAGACCATCGACGACCTTCTCGCCCTCGACGTCTGA
- a CDS encoding homoserine dehydrogenase, producing MTPEPSPTRPVRVALLGAGVVGGAVARLLTEHADDMRARVGGSLEIVGIAVRRAGRDRSDLGLDPSLFTTDADELVTRADVVVEVIGGIEPARSLILRAMEHGASVVTANKALLAEDGPTLYDAAAEHGVDLYYEAAVAGAIPLLRPLRESLAGDEVRTVLGIVNGTTNYVLDKMDTTGAGFADAVEQAQALGYAEADPTADVEGFDAAAKAAILASLAFHTRVSGVDVHREGITEVTAADIAAAREMDCVVKLLAICERTDAGVSVRVHPAMIPRSHPLAGVREAFNAVFVEADAAGQLMFYGRGAGGDPTASAVLGDIVAVARHRVGGGLGPGESTYADLPVLEMGQAVTRYHISLDVEDRSGVLAQVAAAFAEHDVSIETVRQQLVPGTASQSARANLIIVTHTATDAALSSTVERLRTLDVVRGVNSLMRVEGS from the coding sequence GTGACACCTGAGCCCAGCCCCACCCGTCCCGTGCGCGTCGCGCTGCTCGGCGCCGGCGTCGTCGGCGGGGCCGTGGCGCGGCTGCTCACCGAGCACGCGGACGACATGCGCGCCCGCGTCGGGGGGTCGCTCGAGATCGTCGGGATCGCCGTGCGCCGGGCCGGCCGCGACCGCAGCGACCTCGGTCTCGACCCGTCGCTCTTCACGACCGACGCCGACGAGCTCGTCACCCGGGCCGACGTCGTCGTCGAGGTCATCGGAGGCATCGAGCCGGCGCGCTCGCTCATCCTGCGGGCGATGGAGCACGGCGCCTCGGTCGTCACCGCCAACAAGGCACTGCTCGCCGAGGACGGCCCCACCCTGTACGACGCCGCCGCCGAGCACGGAGTCGACCTCTACTACGAGGCCGCCGTCGCCGGGGCCATCCCGCTGCTGCGGCCGCTGCGCGAGTCGCTCGCCGGCGACGAGGTGCGCACGGTGCTCGGCATCGTCAACGGCACGACGAACTACGTCCTCGACAAGATGGACACGACCGGCGCCGGCTTCGCGGACGCCGTCGAGCAGGCCCAGGCCCTCGGGTACGCCGAGGCCGACCCCACCGCCGACGTCGAGGGCTTCGACGCCGCCGCCAAGGCCGCCATCCTGGCCTCGCTGGCGTTCCACACCCGGGTGTCCGGCGTGGACGTCCACCGCGAGGGCATCACCGAGGTGACCGCCGCCGACATCGCCGCCGCGCGCGAGATGGACTGTGTCGTCAAGCTGCTCGCGATCTGCGAGCGCACCGACGCCGGGGTCTCGGTGCGTGTGCACCCGGCGATGATCCCGCGCTCGCACCCGCTCGCCGGGGTGCGCGAGGCGTTCAACGCCGTCTTCGTCGAGGCGGATGCCGCGGGGCAGCTCATGTTCTACGGGCGCGGCGCGGGCGGGGACCCCACGGCATCCGCCGTGCTCGGCGACATCGTCGCGGTGGCCCGTCACCGTGTCGGCGGGGGGCTGGGCCCGGGGGAGTCGACCTACGCCGACCTGCCCGTGCTCGAGATGGGGCAGGCCGTGACGAGGTACCACATCAGCCTCGACGTCGAGGACCGCTCGGGCGTGCTGGCGCAGGTCGCCGCCGCCTTCGCCGAGCACGACGTCTCGATCGAGACGGTCCGCCAGCAGCTCGTGCCGGGCACCGCCTCGCAGAGCGCGCGGGCCAACCTCATCATCGTCACCCACACGGCGACCGACGCCGCGTTGTCGAGCACCGTCGAGCGGCTGCGCACGCTCGACGTCGTGCGCGGTGTGAACTCCCTGATGCGCGTGGAAGGTTCGTGA
- the thrC gene encoding threonine synthase: protein MVHQWRGVIPEYADRLPMLAGAPVVTLREGGTPLIPAERLSELVGAEVHLKYEGLNPTGSFKDRGMTTAISMAAKHGAKAVICASTGNTSASAAAYAVKAGMTCGVLVPEGKIAMGKLSQAIAHGATLLQVEGNFDACLDVARKLAESYPIELVNSVNPARIEGQKTASFEVVDALGDAPDIHCLPVGNAGNITAYWRGYREYCNDPQVSDRPGPATHLPVMWGFQAAGAAPLVKGHPIDDPETIATAIRIGNPASWSQAIAARDESGGRIDAVTDEQILAAHRFLSAREGVFVEPGSAASVAGLIASAEAGLVPAGARIVCTVTGHGLKDPQWALRTADGGEVVPTRVSVDAVSAARALGLEG from the coding sequence ATGGTGCACCAGTGGCGAGGGGTCATCCCCGAGTACGCCGACCGTCTGCCGATGCTCGCGGGCGCGCCGGTCGTGACGCTGCGCGAGGGCGGCACGCCGCTCATCCCCGCCGAGCGTCTGTCCGAGCTCGTCGGGGCCGAGGTGCACCTCAAGTACGAGGGGCTCAACCCGACCGGCTCGTTCAAGGACCGCGGCATGACGACCGCGATCAGCATGGCCGCCAAGCACGGCGCCAAGGCCGTCATCTGCGCGAGCACCGGCAACACGAGCGCGTCGGCCGCCGCCTACGCGGTCAAGGCCGGCATGACGTGCGGTGTGCTCGTGCCCGAGGGCAAGATCGCGATGGGCAAGCTCAGCCAGGCGATTGCCCACGGCGCGACCCTGCTGCAGGTCGAGGGCAACTTCGACGCCTGTCTCGACGTGGCCCGCAAGCTCGCCGAGTCGTACCCGATCGAGCTCGTCAACAGCGTCAACCCGGCCCGCATCGAGGGCCAGAAGACGGCGAGCTTCGAGGTCGTCGACGCGCTCGGCGACGCCCCCGACATCCACTGCCTGCCCGTCGGCAACGCCGGCAACATCACCGCCTACTGGCGCGGCTACCGCGAGTACTGCAACGATCCGCAGGTGAGCGACCGGCCGGGCCCGGCGACGCACCTGCCGGTCATGTGGGGCTTCCAGGCCGCGGGCGCCGCCCCGCTCGTCAAGGGACACCCGATCGACGACCCCGAGACGATCGCCACCGCGATCCGCATCGGCAACCCCGCCTCGTGGTCGCAGGCGATCGCGGCCCGTGACGAGTCCGGGGGTCGCATCGACGCCGTCACCGACGAGCAGATCCTGGCGGCGCACCGTTTCCTGTCCGCCCGCGAGGGCGTCTTCGTCGAGCCCGGCTCGGCCGCGTCGGTGGCCGGCCTGATCGCCAGCGCCGAGGCCGGCCTCGTGCCCGCCGGGGCCCGCATCGTCTGCACCGTCACCGGTCACGGTCTCAAGGACCCCCAGTGGGCCCTGCGCACCGCCGACGGTGGCGAGGTGGTCCCCACGCGGGTCTCGGTCGACGCCGTGTCGGCCGCCCGCGCCCTCGGCCTCGAGGGCTGA
- the thrB gene encoding homoserine kinase, translated as MAPVPGGRAVVVRVPASSANLGPGFDSVGLALGLWDEYVVTALDEPGLVVEVQGEGADDVPLDGRHLVVATMHETWSRLGVDPPAGLRLSASNGVPHGRGLGSSATAIVAGVVAAQALSTDAGWPDAGAPVPFDHAVAGDISSRLEGHPDNASASVHGGLTVSWMPDASGRDRGDRTVTARPALHPDVDVVAFVPDTQLATRTARAVLPAQVPLADAAAGAGRCALLVHALTTDPAHLHAATRDWLHQDARRDSYPVTMALVDELRAAGHAAFVSGAGPTVLVLTTTDRTDGVVTDAPGWHRITPGIALTGASARVAD; from the coding sequence GTGGCGCCGGTCCCCGGCGGTCGCGCGGTCGTCGTGCGGGTGCCTGCGAGCAGCGCCAACCTCGGACCGGGCTTCGACTCCGTCGGCCTCGCCCTGGGGTTGTGGGACGAGTACGTCGTCACCGCGCTCGACGAGCCCGGTCTCGTCGTCGAGGTGCAGGGTGAAGGGGCCGACGACGTGCCCCTCGACGGCCGTCACCTCGTCGTCGCCACGATGCACGAGACGTGGTCGCGCCTCGGCGTCGACCCGCCCGCCGGGTTGCGCCTGAGCGCCTCGAACGGGGTGCCGCACGGCCGGGGTCTCGGGTCGTCGGCGACGGCCATCGTCGCGGGTGTCGTTGCCGCACAAGCTCTTTCGACGGATGCCGGGTGGCCCGACGCAGGTGCGCCGGTGCCCTTCGACCACGCCGTCGCCGGCGACATCTCCAGCCGCCTCGAGGGGCATCCCGACAACGCGTCGGCCAGCGTGCACGGCGGGCTCACGGTCAGCTGGATGCCCGACGCCTCGGGCCGCGACCGCGGTGACCGCACCGTGACGGCCCGGCCCGCCCTGCACCCCGACGTCGACGTCGTCGCCTTCGTGCCCGACACGCAGCTCGCGACCCGGACGGCCCGAGCCGTGCTGCCCGCCCAGGTGCCCCTCGCGGACGCCGCGGCCGGGGCGGGTCGCTGCGCGCTGCTCGTCCACGCGCTCACCACCGACCCCGCCCACCTGCACGCCGCGACGCGCGACTGGCTGCACCAGGACGCCCGGCGCGACTCCTACCCCGTCACCATGGCCCTCGTCGACGAGCTGCGGGCGGCGGGCCACGCCGCCTTCGTGTCGGGCGCGGGCCCGACGGTGCTCGTGCTGACGACGACCGACCGCACCGACGGGGTCGTCACCGACGCGCCCGGGTGGCATCGGATCACGCCCGGGATCGCCCTCACGGGTGCCTCGGCCCGCGTCGCCGACTGA
- the rho gene encoding transcription termination factor Rho, with protein sequence MKLDELKGVASSMGITGTGRMRKGDLVEAIKARQSGGSSAAAAAAATATAASAQPAATTVSAPAGPVRGEQQAADAPAAGPTTRDAARETARDAAGDAARETRDAGATDAAAPRGRASRRVTRSASAPETTAAPSGSTSATDRSGERVTGATERRGDVSADRPADDRGERRADDRGDRGDEGQGDTAQGTSTSPDAQAREERLQRRAARFERQRAERAERGERPAADRPSADRADRADRTDRSGQTDRDRSDRARELAAELRAERLGGEGRGSRPDGDARQDDRQSDRQDDRENERQADAQYERQNERQNERQNERGDDREDDRGGQHDDRDQRQGQPSQQGQQGQQGQNRFDDDERGSRRSRNRQRSRDRKRGRERTGTQDWADNELQVSDDDVLVPVAGILDVLDNYAFVRTSGYLPGPNDVYVPLGMVKKHGLRKGDAVTGAVKALREGEQPQGNVGRQKFNALVRLDSVNGTSPDEAVTRVEFSKLTPLYPQDRLRLETESQVLTTRIIDLVTPIGKGQRGLIVAPAKAGKTMIMQTLANAVTANNPECHLMVVLVDERPEEVTDMQRAVKGEVISSTFDRPADDHTTVAELAIERAKRLVELGHDVVVLLDSITKLGRAYNLSAPASGRILSGGVDSAALYPPKKFFGAARNIENGGSLTILATALVETGSKMDEVIFEEFKGTGNMELRLSRDLANRRIFPAVDINASGTRREELLLADEELKIMWKLRRVLASLDNQQGMELLIERLRRTKTNYEFLTKVAQTSGNRLDEV encoded by the coding sequence ATGAAGCTCGACGAGCTCAAGGGCGTGGCCTCGTCGATGGGCATCACCGGCACCGGGCGGATGCGCAAGGGCGACCTCGTCGAGGCCATCAAGGCGCGCCAGTCGGGCGGTAGCTCGGCCGCGGCTGCCGCTGCCGCCACTGCCACTGCCGCCTCGGCGCAGCCCGCTGCCACGACCGTGTCGGCCCCGGCCGGCCCGGTGCGCGGCGAGCAGCAGGCCGCCGACGCACCCGCCGCCGGACCGACCACCCGTGACGCCGCCCGCGAGACTGCCCGTGACGCGGCCGGTGACGCTGCCCGTGAGACCCGGGATGCCGGGGCCACCGACGCCGCGGCCCCTCGCGGCCGCGCCTCCCGCCGGGTGACGCGCTCGGCCAGCGCCCCGGAGACCACCGCCGCGCCGTCGGGCTCGACGTCCGCCACCGACCGGAGCGGCGAGCGCGTGACCGGCGCCACCGAGCGTCGCGGTGACGTCAGCGCCGACCGTCCTGCTGACGACCGCGGCGAGCGCCGTGCCGACGACCGCGGTGACCGTGGCGACGAGGGGCAGGGCGACACCGCTCAGGGCACGTCCACCTCGCCCGACGCCCAGGCCCGTGAGGAACGCCTCCAGCGCCGCGCGGCCCGCTTCGAGCGACAGCGGGCCGAGCGGGCCGAGCGTGGTGAGCGACCGGCCGCCGACCGTCCCTCCGCCGACCGTGCCGACCGTGCCGACCGCACCGACCGGTCGGGACAGACCGACCGTGACCGCAGCGACCGCGCCCGTGAGCTGGCCGCCGAGCTGCGCGCCGAGCGCCTCGGCGGCGAGGGCCGCGGCTCCCGTCCCGACGGCGACGCACGTCAGGACGACCGCCAGTCTGACCGCCAGGACGACCGCGAGAACGAGCGCCAGGCCGACGCCCAGTACGAGCGCCAGAACGAGCGGCAGAACGAGCGGCAGAACGAGCGCGGCGACGACCGTGAGGACGACCGGGGCGGCCAGCACGACGACCGCGACCAGCGCCAGGGCCAGCCGTCGCAGCAGGGCCAGCAGGGGCAGCAGGGCCAGAACCGCTTCGACGACGACGAGCGGGGCAGCCGTCGCAGCCGCAACCGCCAGCGCAGCCGCGACCGCAAGCGCGGCCGGGAGCGCACCGGCACCCAGGACTGGGCCGACAACGAGCTGCAGGTCAGCGACGACGACGTGCTGGTGCCCGTGGCCGGCATCCTCGACGTGCTCGACAACTACGCCTTCGTGCGCACGTCCGGCTACCTGCCCGGCCCGAACGACGTCTACGTGCCGCTCGGCATGGTCAAGAAGCACGGGCTGCGCAAGGGCGACGCCGTCACCGGTGCCGTCAAGGCGCTGCGCGAGGGCGAGCAGCCGCAGGGCAACGTCGGGCGCCAGAAGTTCAACGCGCTCGTGCGGCTCGACTCCGTCAACGGCACCTCGCCCGACGAGGCCGTCACCCGGGTCGAGTTCAGCAAGCTGACGCCGCTCTACCCGCAGGACCGGCTGCGCCTCGAGACCGAGTCGCAGGTGCTGACGACGCGGATCATCGACCTCGTCACCCCCATCGGCAAGGGCCAGCGCGGCCTCATCGTCGCGCCCGCCAAGGCCGGCAAGACGATGATCATGCAGACGCTCGCCAACGCCGTCACGGCGAACAACCCCGAGTGCCACCTCATGGTCGTCCTCGTCGACGAGCGGCCCGAGGAGGTCACCGACATGCAGCGGGCCGTCAAGGGCGAGGTCATCTCCTCGACCTTCGACCGCCCGGCCGACGACCACACGACGGTCGCCGAGCTGGCCATCGAGCGGGCCAAACGCCTCGTCGAGCTCGGCCACGACGTCGTCGTGCTGCTCGACTCGATCACCAAGCTCGGTCGCGCCTACAACCTGTCGGCGCCGGCCAGCGGGCGCATCCTCTCGGGCGGTGTCGACTCCGCGGCGCTCTACCCGCCGAAGAAGTTCTTCGGCGCGGCCCGCAACATCGAGAACGGTGGCTCGCTGACCATCCTCGCCACCGCCCTCGTCGAGACCGGCTCGAAGATGGACGAGGTGATCTTCGAGGAGTTCAAGGGCACCGGCAACATGGAGCTGCGCCTCTCGCGTGACCTCGCCAACCGCCGCATCTTCCCGGCCGTCGACATCAACGCCTCCGGCACCCGCCGTGAGGAGCTGCTGCTCGCCGACGAGGAGCTGAAGATCATGTGGAAGCTGCGTCGGGTCCTCGCCTCCCTCGACAACCAGCAGGGCATGGAGCTGCTCATCGAGCGGCTGCGCAGGACGAAGACGAACTACGAGTTCCTCACCAAGGTGGCCCAGACGAGCGGCAACCGCCTCGACGAGGTCTGA
- the rpmE gene encoding 50S ribosomal protein L31 produces the protein MKKDLHPNYVETTVTCTCGNTFTTHSTETSGKIAADVCSQCHPFYTGKQKILDTGGRVARFNARYAKKDTK, from the coding sequence TTGAAGAAGGACCTGCACCCGAACTACGTGGAGACCACGGTCACCTGCACCTGTGGCAACACGTTCACCACGCACAGCACCGAGACCTCCGGCAAGATCGCCGCCGACGTCTGCTCGCAGTGCCACCCGTTCTACACCGGCAAGCAGAAGATCCTCGACACCGGTGGCCGCGTCGCCCGCTTCAACGCGCGCTACGCCAAGAAGGACACCAAGTAG